Proteins co-encoded in one Acinetobacter lwoffii genomic window:
- a CDS encoding DUF2218 domain-containing protein — translation MKSIAHIQTQQAARIAKRLANHWKHKFNIDETEQNFLIHFPNAEVSLTPEADHLTVTIQSTDESTDLNKFENVVLDHLIRMGQENLTADWQR, via the coding sequence ATGAAAAGTATTGCCCATATCCAGACGCAACAAGCAGCACGAATTGCCAAACGCCTGGCCAATCACTGGAAACATAAATTTAATATTGATGAAACCGAACAAAATTTCCTGATTCATTTTCCAAATGCTGAAGTGAGTCTGACACCCGAGGCGGATCATCTAACCGTAACGATTCAAAGCACAGATGAATCTACTGACCTGAATAAATTTGAAAATGTGGTTCTGGATCATCTGATCCGTATGGGACAGGAAAATCTGACTGCCGACTGGCAAAGATAG
- a CDS encoding DMT family transporter produces the protein MAWIVLILAGIFEIVWAYSMKLSEGFTRLTPSIITIVFMVLSFALLAYAMRTLPLGTAYTIWTGIGAVGSFLIGIWVLGEPATALRMLAAVLIISGLVLMKVSSS, from the coding sequence ATGGCCTGGATCGTACTTATTCTTGCGGGTATTTTTGAAATCGTTTGGGCATATTCGATGAAGCTGTCTGAAGGATTTACCAGACTTACCCCAAGTATTATTACCATTGTCTTCATGGTACTGAGTTTTGCTTTACTGGCTTATGCGATGCGTACTTTGCCGCTAGGTACAGCCTATACGATCTGGACCGGGATTGGTGCAGTGGGTTCATTTCTCATCGGTATTTGGGTTTTGGGTGAACCCGCTACAGCGTTGCGTATGCTGGCTGCCGTACTCATCATTTCCGGTCTGGTGCTGATGAAAGTATCATCT
- the rpe gene encoding ribulose-phosphate 3-epimerase, which yields MSKPYLIAPSILSADFARLGEEVENVLEAGADVVHFDVMDNHYVPNLTFGAGICKALKNYGIKAPIDVHLMVKPVDRMIGDFLEAGADIITFHPEASDHIDRSLQLIKSGGAKAGLVFNPATPLHYLDYVLDKVDQILLMSVNPGFGGQKFIPMTLDKLRQARKLIDASGRDIRLEVDGGVTPSNIREIAEAGADMFVAGSAIFGKPDYKAVIDEMRAELARVGQVQL from the coding sequence ATGTCCAAGCCTTATTTAATTGCCCCTTCTATTTTATCTGCTGACTTTGCCCGTTTAGGTGAAGAAGTCGAGAACGTGTTGGAAGCAGGTGCAGACGTTGTCCATTTTGATGTCATGGATAACCATTATGTGCCGAACCTGACTTTTGGTGCGGGTATTTGCAAGGCCTTGAAAAATTATGGGATTAAGGCGCCAATTGATGTGCATTTGATGGTTAAGCCGGTAGATCGCATGATCGGAGATTTCCTTGAAGCGGGTGCTGATATCATTACTTTCCATCCGGAAGCGTCTGATCATATTGACCGTTCTTTACAGTTGATTAAATCAGGTGGTGCCAAAGCGGGCTTAGTATTTAACCCAGCAACGCCACTGCATTATCTGGATTATGTACTGGATAAAGTCGATCAAATTTTGCTCATGAGCGTGAACCCGGGTTTTGGCGGACAGAAATTTATTCCAATGACTTTGGATAAATTGCGTCAGGCACGCAAACTGATTGATGCTTCAGGTCGTGATATTCGTCTGGAAGTTGATGGCGGTGTTACGCCAAGCAATATTCGTGAAATTGCCGAAGCGGGTGCCGATATGTTTGTGGCGGGTTCAGCTATTTTTGGCAAGCCGGATTATAAAGCTGTGATTGATGAAATGCGTGCGGAATTAGCGAGAGTGGGACAGGTTCAATTGTAA